A window of the Phaseolus vulgaris cultivar G19833 chromosome 5, P. vulgaris v2.0, whole genome shotgun sequence genome harbors these coding sequences:
- the LOC137835498 gene encoding coumaroyl-CoA:anthocyanidin 3-O-glucoside-6''-O-coumaroyltransferase 1-like, protein MAHLRKLDSLKIIERCQVSPPPNCVPSTTLPLTFFDIPWFFCNSIQRIFFYQFPHPTHHFLQTALPILKHSLSLSLQHFFPFASNLIVPPQLHLSHIRYLHGDSLSFTVAESTADFTLLTSHSPQDVRNWHPLLPTLPSPRLEQDGTRVFPLMAIQVTVFPNSGFSICLTFNHLAGDGKSLHHFIKFWASLCKAKGDLASIETSLSLPSHERDKVKDPKGLKFIYFQELEHCDSKSMEFAGLVRDLSTNKVRFNVVLDLEQVEKLKKWVSLKCATNDSGALHISTFVVACSIIWVCMIRSEEKKANCFSQECDELCHLVFLADCRDLPEFSLPSTYFGNCLTSYIVAIKRSELVGKSGIVGAANSIERQVRDLKSDALRNAETLMSDYREIGKPGKSVLVIAGSPKLGVYQTDFGWGKPKKCEAAHIESSGSISLSECRDEKRGIEVGLALERTHMNKFTNILQEQLHNINKL, encoded by the coding sequence ATGGCTCAcctgagaaaacttgattcattGAAGATCATAGAGCGGTGTCAAGTTTCTCCGCCACCAAATTGTGTTCCTTCAACCACCCTTCCCCTCACTTTCTTCGATATTCCATGGTTCTTCTGCAACTCCATCCAACGCATCTTCTTCTATCAGTTTCCCCACCCCACTCACCACTTCCTCCAAACAGCACTTCCCATTCTCAAACACTCTCTTTCCCTCTCTCTCCAACACTTCTTCCCCTTTGCCTCCAATCTTATCGTTCCACCACAACTCCATCTCTCTCACATCCGTTACCTTCATGGCGACTCTCTCTCCTTCACGGTTGCAGAGTCCACAGCAGACTTCACTCTCCTCACTTCTCATTCACCTCAAGACGTTCGAAACTGGCACCCTCTTCTTCCCACCTTGCCTTCCCCTCGTCTGGAGCAAGATGGCACACGTGTATTTCCTCTCATGGCCATTCAAGTCACGGTTTTCCCAAACTCCGGCTTCAGCATATGTCTTACCTTCAACCACCTTGCTGGGGATGGCAAATCACTTCATCACTTCATCAAGTTTTGGGCTTCTCTTTGCAAGGCAAAAGGGGACTTGGCTTCCATTGAAACCTCTCTGTCTCTTCCTTCACACGAGAGAGACAAAGTCAAAGACCCAAAGGGGCTTAAGTTCATTTACTTTCAAGAACTTGAACATTGTGATTCGAAAAGCATGGAGTTCGCGGGGCTCGTGCGAGATCTTTCCACTAACAAGGTTCGCTTCAATGTTGTACTCGATCTTGAACAAGTTGAGAAACTAAAGAAATGGGTCTCTCTTAAATGTGCCACCAACGATTCGGGGGCATTACACATATCAACCTTTGTTGTCGCGTGCTCTATAATTTGGGTTTGCATGATTCGGTCGGAAGAGAAAAAAGCCAATTGTTTTTCCCAAGAGTGTGATGAACTTTGCCACTTGGTGTTTCTAGCAGATTGCCGTGATCTTCCTGAATTTTCATTACCTTCCACGTACTTTGGAAATTGTCTAACCTCTTACATTGTGGCAATAAAGAGGAGTGAGCTAGTGGGAAAAAGTGGTATTGTAGGGGCAGCAAACTCCATTGAAAGACAAGTTAGAGATTTGAAGAGTGATGCTTTGAGAAATGCTGAAACGTTGATGTCAGATTACAGAGAGATAGGGAAACCAGGTAAATCTGTGCTGGTTATTGCAGGTTCACCAAAATTGGGTGTGTACCAGACTGATTTTGGTTGGGGAAAGCCTAAGAAATGTGAAGCAGCGCATATTGAATCGTCTGGATCAATTTCTCTTTCTGAATGTAGAGACGAAAAAAGAGGAATTGAGGTTGGATTGGCTCTTGAAAGGACTCACATGAATAAGTTCACCAACATCTTACAAGAGCAACTCCACAATATTAATAAATTGTAA